A genome region from Brassica oleracea var. oleracea cultivar TO1000 chromosome C2, BOL, whole genome shotgun sequence includes the following:
- the LOC106327652 gene encoding monocopper oxidase-like protein SKU5, whose amino-acid sequence MDFFKILLLMFLVNFSFCFAADPYAFYNFEVSYITASPLGVPQQVIAINGKFPGPTINVTTNENLVVNVRNKLDEGLLLHWSGIQQRRVSWQDGLAGTNCPIPPKWNWTYEFQVKDQIGSFFYFPSLHFQRASGGFGSFIVNPRSVIPVPFSTPEGDITIAIGDWYTRNHTALRKALDDGKDLGMPDGVLINGKGPYQYNKTLVPDGIDYETITVHPGKTYRLRVSNVGISTSLNFRIQGHNLVLAESEGSYTVQQNYTSLDIHVGQSYSFLVTMDQNASSDYYMVASARIVNETIWRRVTGVGILHYTNSKGKAKGHLPPGPQDEFDKTFSMNQARSIRWNVSASGARPNPQGSFKYGSINVTDVYVLRNMPPVKINGKRRTTLSGVSFVNPSTPIRLADKHKVKGVYKLDFPKRPLTGPPRMETSIINGIYRGFMEVILQNNDTKMQSYHMSGYAFFAVGMDYGEWTENSRGTYNKWDGIARSTIQVYPGAWSAILISLDNPGAWNLRTENLDSWYLGQETYVRVVNPDENNKTEFGAPANVLYCGALQKLQKPQKISSSATRSIGFTSLSMVVMALVMIMVLH is encoded by the exons ATGGATTTTTTCAAGATCCTGCTTCTTATGTTCTTGGTGAACTTTAGTTTCTGCTTCGCTGCAGATCCATACGCTTTCTACAACTTCGAAGTCTCCTACATTACCGCTTCTCCACTTGGTGTTCCTCAACAG GTAATTGCTATAAATGGAAAGTTCCCTGGTCCTACAATCAATGTCACGACCAATGAGAACTTGGTCGTGAATGTGAGAAACAAATTAGACGAGGGACTTCTTCTCCACTG GTCTGGAATCCAACAGAGACGTGTTTCTTGGCAAGACGGACTTGCAGGAACTAACTGTCCAATCCCACCAAAGTGGAACTGGACTTACGAGTTTCAAGTTAAGGACCAGATTGGTAGCTTCTTCTACTTCCCATCTCTCCATTTCCAAAGAGCTTCTGGTGGGTTTGGCTCCTTCATTGTCAACCCTAGATCAGTTATTCCAGTCCCTTTCTCTACTCCAGAAGGTGATATCACTATTGCCATTGGTGATTGGTACACAAGGAACCACACG GCTTTGAGGAAGGCTTTAGATGATGGTAAAGATCTTGGAATGCCTGATGGAGTTCTTATTAACGGAAAAGGACCTTACCAATACAATAAGACTCTTGTTCCTGATGGAATCGATTACGAAACCATCACAGTCCATCCTG GAAAGACTTATAGACTTCGAGTGTCGAATGTGGGAATCTCCACGAGTTTGAACTTTAGGATCCAAGGCCACAACTTGGTTCTTGCTGAATCCGAAGGATCCTACACAGTTCAACAAAACTACACCAGCTTGGACATTCATGTTGGACAGTCTTACTCCTTCTTGGTTACTATGGACCAAAACGCAAGTTCTGATTACTACATGGTCGCCAGTGCTCGGATTGTTAATGAAACCATATGGAGAAGAGTCACTGGAGTTGGAATCTTGCACTATACCAACTCTAAAGGAAAGGCAAAAGGTCACTTGCCCCCTGGACCACAGGACGAATTCGACAAAACATTCTCCATGAATCAAGCAAGATCCATCAG ATGGAATGTATCAGCAAGTGGAGCACGTCCTAACCCGCAAGGCTCGTTTAAATACGGTTCCATCAATGTAACCGATGTCTATGTTCTGAGGAACATGCCGCCTGTGAAGATCAATGGCAAAAGAAGGACAACACTTAGTGGGGTATCGTTTGTGAATCCTTCTACGCCTATAAGACTGGCTGATAAGCATAAGGTCAAAGGAGTTTATAAGCTTGATTTCCCTAAGAGACCTTTAACCGGACCACCTAGGATGGAGACTTCGATCATCAATGGCATTTACCGCGGTTTCATGGAAGTCATTCTTCAGAACAATGACACTAAGATGCAAAGCTATCACATGAGTGGCTACGCCTTTTTCGCAGTCGG AATGGACTACGGAGAGTGGACAGAGAACAGTAGAGGAACTTACAACAAATGGGATGGTATTGCACGCTCAACTATTCAGGTGTATCCAGGGGCATGGTCAGCGATCTTGATATCTTTGGACAACCCTGGAGCTTGGAATCTAAGAACAGAGAATCTTGATTCTTGGTATCTCGGACAAGAAACGTATGTTAGAGTTGTTAACCCTGATGAAAACAACAAAACCGAGTTCGGGGCCCCTGCTAATGTCCTTTACTGTGGTGCTCTACAGAAATTACAAAA GCCACAGAAGATATCATCATCAGCCACTAGGAGCATTGGATTCACGAGTCTTTCAATGGTGGTAATGGCTTTGGTGATGATTATGGTTCTGCATTGA